Genomic DNA from Mycobacterium stomatepiae:
GCGCGTCCCATCCTGCGGCCGCGGCCATCATTGGCCCCGATCCCGGGCCCGCGTACATGCGACCGGAATTGATTTCGGGCGGTAACGCTCCGAAGTCCAACACCGTGTCCTCCCTCAATTGGCCGCGATTGCGGTGGCAATCTCGGCTATCGCGTAAGAACCTTTACGAACTATTGGTGGCTGCCTCAGCACCTGCTAACCCCGGACCACTGGCCCCTTGGAAGCCAGTCGCATCCATAGGTCAGCAAACCCCTTGAGCAGGTAATCCGGTAGGTTCTGATGCACCCGTTCGCTGGCCCCGGAATAGTGTTTCACCACTACGTTTTCCGGACGCTTGGCCAGGAACGTCATGCCCATCCTGCCTCGATTACCCCCGCTGTCAGCAACCGAGCGACAGCTCACTTGGGCTGAACTGCCGCTCGAGGAAAACATTAATGGCTTATACCCGTGCCACCGACCGGCGATGCCAACTATTCACACCAGGCCAACCATTGTTCACTCCCGGCCAACCGGCGTTCATTTAAAGCGACTAAGTGTTCACCTTTGATTCGCTTATCCGTCTAGCGAGCGCTGCCAACGCCGTCAGTCTTCGTCGATGACGAGCGCCATTTCCGGGCAGGAGGCGACACCGTCGCGAGTCAGCTCCACCTCGTCGGGCGGCACCTCTCGTTCCTCGAGAATCGAATAACCGGACTCGTCGATGGGGAACAGATCCGGATCGACGGCGTAGCACTGGGCGTGGCCCACGCATTTCGACTTCTCGAGACGAACCCTCACGAGGTTCCCTCCCCCGCCGCGTCTTCGCGCCAGATCGGATCTTAACGAATCGATAGGTAATCGGTCGTTGTTGAATTCTAGAAGATTGTCCGACGTTCGCGGTCGGCCAGTTCCACCGTCCACCAGCCGGATTGGAGCATGGGTGAACCACGTGCGATATTGATGTGCCACCGAAAACCCGGTGGCGGCATAGTTCCGAGTGCGGCCTGGCTGAGTCGGGGACTAAGAACGAAATACCAGACAACAAGCGGAGATCGGGCGCATGAGCATCTCTGGCGAATACCAGCCAGGCGAGTTCTACCTACCGCGGCTTGAATACGCCAAACTGCCCATGGCGGACGACCGTGGCGTCGGGTGGAAGGTGTTGAGAGACGCCGGCCCGGTCGTGTTCATGAACGGCTTCTACTACATAACGCGGCGCGAGGACGTGCTGGCGGCGCTGCGGAATCCGAAGGTCTTCTCGTCGCGACTGGCGCTTCAGCCCCCCGGCTACCCGCTGCCGGTGGTGCCGCTGGCGTTCGACCCGCCGGAGCACACCCGCTACCGCAAGATCCTGCAGCCGTACTTCAGCCCGCACGCGTTGAGCAAGTCGCGCCCGGTGCTCGAGCGTCACGCCGCCGAGATGATCGGCGCGTTCGCCGGCCGCGGCAGTTGCGAAGTGATGTCGGATTTCGCGAACCTCTACCCATTTCAGGTGTTCCTGGACCTCTATGGCCTGCCGCTGGAAGACCGCGACATGCTGATCGGCTGGAAGGACGCTCTGATCGCGGACAATCCCTATCTCAGCCAAGAGGACCTCAACAAAGGGCACCTGCTGTTGAACTACCTGACCGACGCGATCGCGCAGCGTCGGCGGAACCCGGGATCCGACATGCTGTCTCAGGTCATGATCGGCGACGGGGAGTTCAGCGATCTCGAACTGCTGGGGATGAGCCACCTGTTGATCCTGGCCGGATTGGACACCGTGACGGCCGCGATCGGATACGCCGTATACGAATTGGCGCGCCGACCGCAGCTACGCGACATACTCCGCGACAACCCAAGGCAGGCCAGGGTTTTCATAGAGGAGATCGTCAGGCTCGAACCGTCGGCACCGGTGGCCCCCCGGGTCACCACCGAGTTCGTCGAAATCGGTGGCATGACGCTCCCCCCCGGCACCCCGGTCCGGCTGTGCATGGCGGCGATCAATCGTGACGGCACCGACTCGGTGTCCACCGACGACATCGTGATGGACGGAAAGGTGCACCGGCATTGGGGATTCGGCGGCGGTCCGCACCGTTGCCTGGGTTCTCATCTGGCACGTATCGAGCTGACCGTGATCGTGACGGAGTGGCTCGACCAGATCCCCGACTTCGAGGTGCCGCCGGACTACAAACCCGAAATCAGGTTTCCGTCGAAGACATTCGCGCTCAAAGCATTGCCGCTGAGTTGGAATTAACCGCGGTTGACCCGCGGCAATCCCAACTCAGCGGCTGGTCTCCTACTTGCTGACCTCGGTTGCGGCCACCTGGACGAACACACCGGTGTCCTCGGCCATCAGCAGGCCTCGACCACGGGGCAGCGGACCACCCTTCATCTTGCCGCGGATGAAGCCCTCGTCGGGGTCGGCGTCCATTACCAGCAGCGGCGTGTTCGCCTGGTGCAGGGCCCGCAGGATCGGGTCGCTGCCTGCCGACGACCAACCACCGAACGTGCGGGTGACCAGGACATGCAAGCCGACGTCGGCGGCCCGGGTCACCCACGGCGCGATCTGGTGCAGCGGCGAATCGAAGCCCGGCGGCAGCTGCTGGACGTCGTCGACGATCAGGAAGATCTCCGGACCGCTCCACCACGACCGCGACAGCAACTCCTGCGCGGACAGACCCGGCGGTGGCTGGCGAGCGGCCAGCACCGCTGCCAGCTCGCCCACCAGCGCCTGCACGCCGTCGAGGTTGTAGGCGAACTTCTCCACATACTCGGTGCCCAGGACGGTCAGCAGCTGACGACGCGGGTCGATCAGCCAGACCTGCGCCGAGGGCTTTCCGGCCGGTGGCGTCGGCGCGGTGGTCGAACCGGGTGCATACAGCCGGCCGATCTCGGACATGATCGTGGCCAGCGTCGTGGTACGCCCGCATTCGCGTCGGCCCGTGACCATCAGGTGCGCATTCTCGTTGAAGTTCAGGTAGACCGGGGCCAAGTCCAATTCCGATATGGCCCAAGCGATTCCGCCGGCACCAACACCTTGACGATGGTCTCGGGCGGCCAGCTCGCGCACCTGCTCGACACCGAACCGTGCCGGCAGACGACGGACCGGAGGAGCTTGCCCGCTCGCCAACCGGCTGACGGACGCCACCACGCTGTCGGACTCGAAGATGTTGTCGGGGGTGTTGGCCAGTGCGGGCCGGGCCACCAACGTGTGCAGGCCCGCTTGCGGGTCGCTGTCGAGTCGGACGTAGTTGACGGCGACCATGCCGCGCCCAGGCTTGACCGGAACATCCTTAGCGAACCGGGACCGCACCAGCTTGGCGTCTTCGACCGCGGCCAGACGCAGCTCGATCCGGGACCCGAACCCGCTACGCACCGGCGGTCGCAGCTCGGATTCGCGATCTGCGGTGACCACAACGTGCACCCCGAACGAGGGGCCCTGGTTGATGATCTGGTTCACCTGCTCGATCAGCACCTCGTTTTCCTCGGCCAGCGCCCGGTAGTTGTCGATCACCAGGTAGACGTCGCCGAAGCCATCATTGGGCACCGGACCGGCCTCGCCGGCGAACTTGCGGCGCCGGAACAGGTCCATCGAGGCGATGCCGTATTCGAGGAAGCTGCGTTTGCGCTCGCGCACCAGCGCCAGCAGTTCGGCAACCGTCCGGCGGACACCGTACGGATCGGTCGGACCAGCGACCTCACCCACGTGTGGCAGACGCGCGATCGTGGTCAACGCGGTACCGCTGTAGGCCAGGCAGTAGAACTGGATCTGCTCGGGCGTGTGGGTCAGCGCGGCCGAGCAGATCAGCGTCTGCAGGGCCGTGGTCTTGCCGGCACCACCGGCGCCGAGGATCAAGACGTTGGCGCCCGGCCCCGAGGTATCCACCGTCCACGGCGGCTGGTCGTGCTTGAACGGCCGGTCGATGATCCCGATCGGGAACTGCAGATTCCGCGCAGAGCCGTAGTCCTGATCCCAGGGACGACCGAGGAACCGGTTGACCAACTCGTCGATCGCGACGGGCTGCGTCAACGGCGGCTGCCACAGGCGGTAGGGCTCGAAGTCGATCTTGCGCAGCTGGTTGATGATCTCGGTGCCGACCTTCGGCGTCCTGATGCCTTCGTCGTCGTCTTCGCTCTCGACGCTTTCGGCCTCGAGCAATTCGCCGTTGCCGAGGATCGGCGGCGGCTCGATCTCCGGCCCACCGACACTGACCTCGAGCGGGGTGAACGAGTTGGTAAACAGTTGCGGGCGAATGTAATCGATGCTGTGCACCAGCACCGGCGCTTCCTCGCCGTCGATGGTGATGCCGCGCGAGTAGTAGTCCCGCCACAGGAATTCGGCCTGGAACCGGACGATGTCCTCGAGGCTGCGACGGAAGTAACCCAGACCCGCTTGAGCGGGCAGGTTCACGGCGTTGGGCACACCCGCTGCCTGCGCCGCGCCCGCGGTGCGGGCTTTCAGCACCAGCCGGTAACCCATGTTCTCCATCAGTTTTTCGGCGCGACTCTCGATGGTCTGCGACGCCATCATCAGGTGGATCCAGTAAGCGCGGCCCTGGCGGCCGATGGAGTCGAGCACGTCGACCGCGGTCGGCATGATGCGGAACCACTCGTAGAACTCGTCGATCACCACCACCAGCATCGGCAGCGGCGGCATGTCCTGGCCGCGGGCGCGCATCCTGGAACGCACCGAGTTGTATTCCTTGGCGTCGTCGACGCCGGCGTTGTCGCAGACCGCCTTGCGGCGGGCGATCTCGCCCCACAGCGCGTCGAGGAAGCGCTCCATCAGCGCCTGGTCCTCCTCGAGGTCGGTGATGATTCGCGAGACGTGCGGCACCCCGTTGAAGGGCTTGACCGCCGATCCACCCTTGAGGTCGGCGAGGACGAACTGCAGCTCCTCGGGCGGGTGAGCGAGCATCAGCGACTCGATCACGGTGCGCACCAGCGTCGATTTACCGGAACCAGTCGTTCCGGACATGACGCCGTGCGGGCCGTCGCCGCCTTCGTCCAGCGACTTCATGTCCAGGAACAGCAGCTCGCCGTTGTCGGAGCGGTTGCCGAACGGCACCCGCAGCCGCGAGCGGCCCATCGTGTCGGTGCGGGCACCCCACAGCGCGTCGAAATCGATCTCGCCCGGCTCGTCGACGCCGTAGTAGGACAAGATGTCCCGCGCGCCGATGTGCGCGACGCGCTGGCCGATCTCCTCGTAGGCCTCCGCGAGGCGCCAGTGCGCCAGCTTCTGCCCGAATTCCTCCGCCTCGGCGGCGCTGAGCTGGTCGGTGAGGGCGAAGAACCACGGCTTGTCGTCGATCACCATCCAGGTGTCGCGGTCGCGGGGCAGTGCCTCGATCACGCCCTTGTCATCGAACCGCAAGGTCCGTTCCGGGACCGAGGTCCACATCGACGAACCGGTCAGGTCGAAGAAGGTCACGCCGTCCACGCCTTCGGCGCTGATCACGTACTCCCATTGGGGATCAACGACATCGGCGATGATCACCGTGTGCGGGGTCGGCGTCTGGGCCGACGAACTCGCGTGGCGAGGTGTGAACGATCCACGGCCGGCGAACAATTCGGCTTGCTCCGCGGCGAACTCCCGCACCGAGCTGTAGACCATCCGCGCGTTGCCCGCCGCGTCCTGACGCCGGGAATCACCGAAGTGCGGCAGCCACTTGACCCAATCCCATTCGTCCAGATCGGAACTGACCACGACCATCTGCACGTGGTCGGGACCGTGGGAGAACGCCAGCTGGCAAATGATCGCCCGCATCAACCCCAGCGCCTGCGGACGCTCGCCGATCAGCGCATACCAAGGCTCCACCAGGAGCGAGACCATCTTGGGCAGGTTGTAGACGACGCTCTGATAGCGACCGAACTCCTGCAGCGCCTTACCGGTCACCGGCTCCAGCTCGATGTCGGTCGGCATGTTCTGGGGCTCACCCCAGGTCACCTCCGGACGCGTCATTCCCACGCCGACGCGAACGACACCAAAGTTGAGGTCCTTGCCGTCGGGCTTGCGTTCCCACATCCGCGGCGATCCCACGGCAGCGCTGAGCGTGTCGGGCGCCGGGTGGAACCACCGGTAGTTGGCGTCCATGCTGTCGGCCGACTCGTGGGCGGTCTCGCGCAGCATGTCCAGCATCAGCATGAACTGGGCGCGCATCGAGTCGAGCTTCGGGCGGCTCATCTGCTGCTGGCCACCGAACCGGCCGCCGAACATCATCATCGCGACACCACCGATCATGAAGATCGGGAAGATCGCGCCGGCTCCGCCGAACACGTGGGAACCGCTGGCGAAGGTCATGGCGATCATGCCGATCAACAGGCCGACCACCAGCACGCCGACCACTACCATCCACCAGGGCTTGCCCTCGGGCGGCGGAATGCTCAGCGGCGTCGGTAGGACGATGTTTTCCGGCTTGATTACCGGAGGCTTCTCCGGTGTCGGCCGGGCGAATCCACGCTTCACTTCGGTACCACCAACTCTGCAGGGGACATATCCATTGGAAGGGTGTCGTGCTCCACCAGCGCATCAGCCCGCGACAGCGTCGGGCCTTGCGGAAGGAGCCGGAGCGCGACCCACGGCGCAAGGCTCGGATTGGTCTGCAAACCCAGCGCCTCGCGGACTTCGCGCGTGTCGTCCACGCCGAACCGGGCGCCGGCATCCGTTACCCACCATAGCGATTCGGTGGTTTTCGCCCCGGGGTCGTTACCGGTGACGGCCACGAAGTTGGTGAAGTTAGGACCGAAGTAGACCTGGTCGGCGGTCCGGCCGGTGACGTCCGACTTCACCAGCGACACAATCTTTTTCGACTCGGACTGCGACACCGGTATGGTCGGTCCGGACACGACCTGGATACGGGCCCGGTTCTCGCCGCCGGTCTTCTCCCACCACCAGCAGGTGGCCGGGTTCTCCCGCAGATCGGTGACGTTCAACGGGTTGTCCGGATACGACGACAGGTCCAGCTTGTTGACCACCGGCATCTTGGCCAGCGCCGCGGGTTCCACGGTCACCGGCTTGCTGTTGTTGGCGCCGCCCGCGTTCTGCATGATCTGCGCGACCAATGGCGGAAGGGTCTGTACCCCTTCGGGCAACACCAGCGAATACTGTTGCGGCCCACTGATTTGCGGCGTCACGAGGATCGTACCGACCGGGCCTGGTGCGCCGGGGAAGGTCGCCGCGCTGCCCGCGTTCTGCACCTCGGGCACCGTCAGTTCGGGGCCCACGGGCAACGCGTCAAACAAGGCGCGACTCATCGGCTTCGCCATGCTGATCTGCTCCGGCGTCAACCCGAGCGGCAACAGAACGGAGCGGTTCGCCGCGTCGATCCGCGATCGGCGTCCTTCCCGGATCACCCACGTGTCTCCGCTGTAGCTCAGCACCACGGCGTCCGAACCGTTCAGTACGTGTCGGCGGCTGCTGAGGTCGGGCGTGCCGTCGATCACCGTCACGGTCACCCCCGACGGCGCGCTGACACCGGTCGAACCGGCCACGGTGTCGCAGATCAGCCACGACGACGAGGACGGCGTCTTCGGTCCGAAGGTCGACGGTGCGCCGGGGATGCCGACCATCGGGCCGCGCGGGATGTTGGCGATTTGGGTGGACCGCACCAGGTGCGGGTTGTCGGGGCGTCCCGTGATCAATCGCGCCGAGGCGAGGTTCAGCGCCGGGTACAGCTTGTCACCGACGCGGACATACAGCGCACCGGAGTCGCGGTCGGCGATGATCGGCGAATCCCCCACCTGACCGGCGGGGCTGATGAACGAGTACAGCAACGCACCCAGGCAGATCACCACCGCCGCGGAGACCGAAGCCACGATGGCCAAGGTCTGGCGCCGTCCCGGCTCGACCTCCATCCGGACCCGCCAGCGGGTCAGTGCCATCGACGTCCGTCGCGCAAGGAACTGATAGCCGGTCACCTGCGTGCGCGTCGAAAGCCCGAGGCCGTACCCCGAGCCGCGCTGCCCGCGACTCTCTTCCGCCACTAATTCACCATCCGGTTTGTTGGGACGTCTGGACACCGTCCAGCACGCGAATCACATCGATAACCGTAAGCCACCCGCAATGACCTCGCCATGTAGCGCAACATGGCGTTCACTTCTCAGCCCCGTCACGTCCACCAATCTTGCCGGCGTCATACGCCGGCAACGGCCGACCCAGCGCTGGCGCACGCCGCTGAGCTGGCAGTTTCCAAGTTCCCCACTGGATCCCCCGGCCGGACTGTTGCTTTCTCCAATGGGATCGTAGCCGTGCCACGCCAACGCGTCCTGTCGAATGGGAACGACCGCGCAACTTCGCTGACCTGCCACGGAATCGTCGTCGGCAAACTCGGTGGCGGCCCTCGGGCGGCCCGCGTCGTGCCGGGCGGCGTTTGGCAGCAAGATGGGCGGCATGACTGAGCTCGCACCGTCGCTGGTCGAACTTGCCGGCCGATTCGGCATTGCCACTTGGTATCAAGACTGGACGGGCCGCCAGGTTCAGGTTTCGGAGAGCACGCTGGTGACCGTGCTCGCGGCGCTTGGTGTCGAGGCAGCCACCGAGCAGGACCGCAACGAGGCCCTGACCAACCAGCTGCGCAGGTACTGGTCGCGTCAGTTGCCGGCGACCATCGTCGCGCGCACCGGCGCCCCGACACGGTTCTGGGTTCACGTCACGCACGGCGATCCCGCCGAAGTGCTGTTGCGACTCGAGGACGGCACCGTGCACGGCGGCGTGCAGCAGGTCGACAACTTCACCCCCCCGTTCAACCTGGACGGGCGCTGGGTCGGCGAGGCGAGCTTTGTGCTGCCACCGGATCTGCCGCTGGGATATCACCGCCTGCACCTGCGCTCGCGGGGCATCGAAACCAGCGCCGCGCTGATCGTGACGCCCGACTGGCTCGGACTCCCCGAGCAGCTCGGCGCGCGCCGCGCGTGGGGCCTGGCCGCCCAGCTGTACAGCGTGCGGTCCGAACAGTCGTGGGGCATCGGCGACCTCACCGACCTCACCGACCTTTCCGTTTGGTCCGCGTCCCGGCACGGCGCCGACTATCTGTTGGTGAACCCGCTGCACGCGGCCACCCCGACGGTCCCGATGGAGCCGTCTCCGTATCTTCCGACGTCGCGGCGCTTCTTCAATCCGCTCTATCTTCGCGTCGAGTCCATCCCCGAATACGCCGACCTGCCCAAACGGGGCCGGCTGCGGAGGCTTCGCGACGACGTCCAGCAGCAGGCCGCGAAGCTCGATGCCATCGACCGTGACAGCGCCTGGACGGCCAAGCGCGAGGCACTCAAGCTGCTCTACCGGGTGCCGCGATCGGCCGGCCGGGAGCTCGCGTACGCCGCGTTCCGCGAGCGTGAGGGAACCCCGCTCGACGACTTCGCCGTCTGGTGCGCCCTGGCCGAGAAATACGGTGGCGACTGGCATTGCTGGCCGAGCTTTCTGCAGCATCCAACCGCGATCGGGGTCGCCCGGTTCGCCGAAAAACACGCCGAGGCGGTCGACTTCCACCGCTGGCTGAAATGGCAGCTCGACGAGCAGCTTGCCGCGGCCCAGTCGCAGGCGGTCCGGGCCGGCATGTCGCTGGGCATCATGCACGACCTGGCGGTCGGCGTGCACCCGAACGGGGCGGACGCCTGGGCCCTGCAGGACGTGCTGGCGCTGGGGGTGACCGCGGGAGCGCCGCCCGACGAGTTCAACCAGCTCGGCCAGGACTGGTCGCAGCCGCCTTGGCGGCCGGACCGACTCGACGAGCAGGAATACCGACCGTTCCGCGCGCTGATCCGGGCCGTGCTGCGGCATGCCGGCGGTGTTCGGATCGACCACATCATCGGGTTGTTCCGGCTCTGGTGGATCCCCGCGGGCGCACGGCCCACCGAAGGCACCTAATGTGCGCTACGACCACGAGGCGATGATCGGCATCGTCGCGCTCGAAGCGCACCGCGCCGGAGCGCTGGTGGTCGGTGAGGACCTCGGCACGGTCGAACCGTGGGTCCGCGATTACTCTTTATTAAGAGGGCTGCTGGGCACCTCGATCCTGTGGTTCGAGCTGGACCGCGACGGAACTGGCGGCCCGCTGCCCGCCGAACGCTGGCGCGAGTACTGCCTGTCGTCGGTGACCACCCACGACCTGCCGCCGACCGCCGGCTACCTGGCCGGCGACCATGTCCGGCTGCGTGAATCGCTCGGATTGCTCACCCGGCCGGTGGCCGAGGAGCTCGAGTCCGACCGGGCGGAGCTGGCAGCCTGGATGTCTGAGCTTCGACGGGTGGGGCTGCTCGGTGAGCACGACCCCGACCGCGACCCTGACCCCGAGCAGATCGTCCTTGCCCTCTACCGCTACCTGGGCCGCACGCCGTCGCGGTTGTTGGGCGTGGCGCTGACGGACGCGGTCGGTGATCGCCGAACCCAGAATCAGCCCGGTACCACCGACGAATATCCCAACTGGCGGGTTCCGCTGACCGGGCCCGACGGCCGGCCGGTGACGCTCGAGGACGTGTTCACCAATCGCCGCGCCGCCGCGCTGGCCGAAGCCGTGCGGGCCACGCTCGCACCGCCGACCATCTAGGTAGCTTCGAATCCCATGCCCCTCTCGGCGAACGACCGATCCGCACTCAGCGACGTGGTCCACCGTTATGCCGCCGGCGTGGACGACCGTCAATTCGACGCTGTGGCAGCACTTTTCACGACAGAAGCCGAGCTGACGGTGCCCGAGCCGCCGACGACCCTGACGCCGATTCATTCGCATCGCGGCCGGCCGGCCATCGCGACGGCGGTCGCAGCGGTGGCCGCGGTCGCACGCACCGAGCACGCGATCGTTGGTGAGGTGTACGACGACGGGCCGCGGCCGGGCACCGCGCGCGGGCGCATCGCGTGCGTCGCGCATCACTGGACGCCGCGTGACGATGAAGTGCTCGACGCAGTTTGGCATCTGCGCTACGACGACGAGTACGAATCGACGGACGTCGGGTGGCGGATCACGCGCCGATCGTTGACCGTCAATGCCATCGAAACGCGGCCGGCACGTCGGTTGTTGTCGTGGGATCCGGACTGAGTGCGTTCATCTCGGAAATGCGGGTCTGCGCACCGAAGTCGTTTGGCCACGCGGCGTTTCGGGTAGGTACCCAGAAAGCTCAGCTGACGCGGTCGGACGGTGATGACAGCAGTGGAGGTGCTGATGAGGCACAACAGCGATGAACGCCCGCAGGATTCGGTGCGAACACCTGGATTGCTTGTTGTCGGGGCAGCCGTGCTCGCGCTGGTGGTGTGTGTCACCAATTTCGCGCTGGGGCAGGCAGGTGCCGGCGTCACCGCCGCGATCGTCGGGTTGATGGCTCTCGGGGCGGGTCTGGACTGGCTTGCCATGGACCGCAGGCGAATCCGCCAGGCCGAGCGGGAGTGGTTCATCCGCCACCGGTAATCGGGCGGCTTATTGCATGGCGGCGAGGTTTTCCACCGACTTGCGTACGTCAGCACGCAGCACTCTGGCCACGACATGGCCGACCGGTCCGCTGAGCACTCCCCCGCTGAGCATGGCGGTCAGATCGAACGTCGATCCCGGGTGCATGTCGGTCACCGCCATTGCCACCGTGATCCGGATACCACCGCGGCCGCGGCCTTGCAGCTCAATCGAATTGGGTTCGTCGTAACGGGTCACCGTCCAGTGCACGACGTTACGAAAGCCCTTCACCTTGATGCACGACGAGACCTGGGTGCCCTTGTCGATCGTGGCCGGGAGCTCGCCGCGCCAACCGGCGAAGATCGTCATCCATTCGTGGAAACGAGCCAGATCGGAGGCCAGTTTCCAGGCGGCGCCCGGGTCGAGATCCGATGTCGTCGAAACATCCACTTGTGCCAAGGTTTGTCGCTCCTCACGAGGCCGTGCCGTTTGGGCTACATACCCGCACCCGGTGGACCGTAAAACTCGCGGGCTGCGGCTGCTGTCACCGGCACGCCTCCGGGAGCCGCTATCGACCCTGGAAGCAATTTGCCACTGATGGACTGACGCCAATAATTATGTCGGGCAGACGCCTTTCACCCAGTCGCTGACGAGTTTGTTGTTTTTGGTGTAGTCCGGGTCGTCGAAGTGCGCACCGCCAGTGGTGACGAAGTGTTCGATTGCATCCTTGACCTTGCTCGGCGGGTCGTACTTCTCGAGGGTGTCGGCGGCTTTGCGAGCGGCAGCATTGTCCGATGCGGTCAACAGGTCGGCGTTCGCGCCGGTGACGTCGACGCATTGGCTGATATCCAGCGTGGTAGTGGGTGCCGCCTCGGTGGTTTCACTCGACGAGGACGTCGACGCGGCGGACGCGGAGGAGGAGCTCTTTGTGCTGGAGCCGGACGGAGTCGTCGTTTTGCTGCCGGATGAACAGCCCGATATCGCCAGTCCCGCGATCAGCGTTGCCGCGAGTAACCACCGATGGGTCATGTGAACCTCCTATGTAATCGAACCAATGGGCTGAAACGGGTATCGCACGGCCGTAGACTAGCCCACCACTCTTGGCGGTGTGACTAATTCGCCGGTCTGCTTTTGGCGGATAATTTCGTTTGCCTGTGCTGTGGTTCAGCCATTACCGGACAGCCGGATCGGGACGCCCAGCAGCCGCGCGGCGGGAGAGCAACTCCAGCCGCCGCTGCGAGCTTGTCGTTCAACGCATTTCGGCCCACTAAGGCCAAAGGCCGTCGACTACGGCCAGGCCTCGTTCAGTTTCTCCGCCACATCGACGATTTGCGCGGCCTGCGCTTGGGGCGCGTCGATTTCGTCGGCGACGTATTGGGCTATGAATCGGCGAATCTCACCGTCGACACCGGCCAGGATTCGTAGGATCTCGCCACGGAACGACTTCGACGACACGTTGACGGTGATATCGGAGGGCCGGGGTTTCGCGACGTCGACAATCAGGACCAGCGGCTCGGCGGCGCGGGCCGTTGCGCGCAAAGCGATATCTCCGGAGACGACAAACCGCTGCTTGTCGAGCCGTAAATCCAGCAGCAGATCAATCGACAGCGGAATGTGAATGATGAACGTGATGCTGTCCCCCAAACGTCGTGTGACGCGGGGGTCTTCGATTTTGACGTTCGCGCTGACCTTGGCAATCCCGCCGGGTCCTTGAGCAATCGGCTCCATTGCGAATTCGTTGCCGGCGATATCGGCGAATGCGGCGGCGACCCGCTCGGGAGTGACGGCGACCTCGAAGAATCTGCGTCCAAATTCTTCGTAGGTGACGTAGTCGTGGCTTTGCATAGG
This window encodes:
- a CDS encoding ferredoxin — its product is MRVRLEKSKCVGHAQCYAVDPDLFPIDESGYSILEEREVPPDEVELTRDGVASCPEMALVIDED
- a CDS encoding cytochrome P450; this encodes MSISGEYQPGEFYLPRLEYAKLPMADDRGVGWKVLRDAGPVVFMNGFYYITRREDVLAALRNPKVFSSRLALQPPGYPLPVVPLAFDPPEHTRYRKILQPYFSPHALSKSRPVLERHAAEMIGAFAGRGSCEVMSDFANLYPFQVFLDLYGLPLEDRDMLIGWKDALIADNPYLSQEDLNKGHLLLNYLTDAIAQRRRNPGSDMLSQVMIGDGEFSDLELLGMSHLLILAGLDTVTAAIGYAVYELARRPQLRDILRDNPRQARVFIEEIVRLEPSAPVAPRVTTEFVEIGGMTLPPGTPVRLCMAAINRDGTDSVSTDDIVMDGKVHRHWGFGGGPHRCLGSHLARIELTVIVTEWLDQIPDFEVPPDYKPEIRFPSKTFALKALPLSWN
- the eccCa gene encoding type VII secretion protein EccCa translates to MKRGFARPTPEKPPVIKPENIVLPTPLSIPPPEGKPWWMVVVGVLVVGLLIGMIAMTFASGSHVFGGAGAIFPIFMIGGVAMMMFGGRFGGQQQMSRPKLDSMRAQFMLMLDMLRETAHESADSMDANYRWFHPAPDTLSAAVGSPRMWERKPDGKDLNFGVVRVGVGMTRPEVTWGEPQNMPTDIELEPVTGKALQEFGRYQSVVYNLPKMVSLLVEPWYALIGERPQALGLMRAIICQLAFSHGPDHVQMVVVSSDLDEWDWVKWLPHFGDSRRQDAAGNARMVYSSVREFAAEQAELFAGRGSFTPRHASSSAQTPTPHTVIIADVVDPQWEYVISAEGVDGVTFFDLTGSSMWTSVPERTLRFDDKGVIEALPRDRDTWMVIDDKPWFFALTDQLSAAEAEEFGQKLAHWRLAEAYEEIGQRVAHIGARDILSYYGVDEPGEIDFDALWGARTDTMGRSRLRVPFGNRSDNGELLFLDMKSLDEGGDGPHGVMSGTTGSGKSTLVRTVIESLMLAHPPEELQFVLADLKGGSAVKPFNGVPHVSRIITDLEEDQALMERFLDALWGEIARRKAVCDNAGVDDAKEYNSVRSRMRARGQDMPPLPMLVVVIDEFYEWFRIMPTAVDVLDSIGRQGRAYWIHLMMASQTIESRAEKLMENMGYRLVLKARTAGAAQAAGVPNAVNLPAQAGLGYFRRSLEDIVRFQAEFLWRDYYSRGITIDGEEAPVLVHSIDYIRPQLFTNSFTPLEVSVGGPEIEPPPILGNGELLEAESVESEDDDEGIRTPKVGTEIINQLRKIDFEPYRLWQPPLTQPVAIDELVNRFLGRPWDQDYGSARNLQFPIGIIDRPFKHDQPPWTVDTSGPGANVLILGAGGAGKTTALQTLICSAALTHTPEQIQFYCLAYSGTALTTIARLPHVGEVAGPTDPYGVRRTVAELLALVRERKRSFLEYGIASMDLFRRRKFAGEAGPVPNDGFGDVYLVIDNYRALAEENEVLIEQVNQIINQGPSFGVHVVVTADRESELRPPVRSGFGSRIELRLAAVEDAKLVRSRFAKDVPVKPGRGMVAVNYVRLDSDPQAGLHTLVARPALANTPDNIFESDSVVASVSRLASGQAPPVRRLPARFGVEQVRELAARDHRQGVGAGGIAWAISELDLAPVYLNFNENAHLMVTGRRECGRTTTLATIMSEIGRLYAPGSTTAPTPPAGKPSAQVWLIDPRRQLLTVLGTEYVEKFAYNLDGVQALVGELAAVLAARQPPPGLSAQELLSRSWWSGPEIFLIVDDVQQLPPGFDSPLHQIAPWVTRAADVGLHVLVTRTFGGWSSAGSDPILRALHQANTPLLVMDADPDEGFIRGKMKGGPLPRGRGLLMAEDTGVFVQVAATEVSK
- the eccB gene encoding type VII secretion protein EccB produces the protein MAEESRGQRGSGYGLGLSTRTQVTGYQFLARRTSMALTRWRVRMEVEPGRRQTLAIVASVSAAVVICLGALLYSFISPAGQVGDSPIIADRDSGALYVRVGDKLYPALNLASARLITGRPDNPHLVRSTQIANIPRGPMVGIPGAPSTFGPKTPSSSSWLICDTVAGSTGVSAPSGVTVTVIDGTPDLSSRRHVLNGSDAVVLSYSGDTWVIREGRRSRIDAANRSVLLPLGLTPEQISMAKPMSRALFDALPVGPELTVPEVQNAGSAATFPGAPGPVGTILVTPQISGPQQYSLVLPEGVQTLPPLVAQIMQNAGGANNSKPVTVEPAALAKMPVVNKLDLSSYPDNPLNVTDLRENPATCWWWEKTGGENRARIQVVSGPTIPVSQSESKKIVSLVKSDVTGRTADQVYFGPNFTNFVAVTGNDPGAKTTESLWWVTDAGARFGVDDTREVREALGLQTNPSLAPWVALRLLPQGPTLSRADALVEHDTLPMDMSPAELVVPK
- a CDS encoding nuclear transport factor 2 family protein; amino-acid sequence: MPLSANDRSALSDVVHRYAAGVDDRQFDAVAALFTTEAELTVPEPPTTLTPIHSHRGRPAIATAVAAVAAVARTEHAIVGEVYDDGPRPGTARGRIACVAHHWTPRDDEVLDAVWHLRYDDEYESTDVGWRITRRSLTVNAIETRPARRLLSWDPD
- a CDS encoding LapA family protein, whose protein sequence is MRHNSDERPQDSVRTPGLLVVGAAVLALVVCVTNFALGQAGAGVTAAIVGLMALGAGLDWLAMDRRRIRQAEREWFIRHR